The following are from one region of the Gloeocapsopsis sp. IPPAS B-1203 genome:
- a CDS encoding redoxin domain-containing protein, translating into MPILSDGSQKLKGATEEPLKISDKAIGFRRLAQDGNEVALSDFTGKPVILIGVGDIRNPIAKEFLNKLKPVISEAKANGVQTIVSTTSYYKTNKEIADANGFDFPLLDDESFYEISGTYGQQMWRGETLIGIEFPIYILDAKHTIVSMVSTNTLVDFEITPELTAAIDRVSTKVQA; encoded by the coding sequence ATGCCGATACTTTCAGATGGATCTCAAAAGTTAAAAGGTGCAACAGAAGAGCCTCTAAAGATAAGCGATAAAGCAATTGGATTTAGGCGCTTAGCTCAAGATGGAAATGAGGTTGCGCTATCAGATTTTACGGGGAAGCCTGTTATTTTAATTGGAGTAGGCGATATTAGAAATCCTATTGCTAAGGAGTTTCTAAATAAACTCAAGCCAGTCATCAGCGAAGCTAAAGCTAATGGGGTGCAAACAATTGTTAGTACAACCAGTTATTACAAAACTAATAAAGAGATAGCGGATGCTAACGGGTTTGATTTCCCCTTGCTTGATGACGAGTCTTTTTATGAAATTTCCGGCACTTATGGTCAACAAATGTGGCGGGGAGAAACCTTAATAGGAATTGAATTTCCGATTTATATATTAGATGCGAAACACACAATCGTTAGCATGGTTAGCACTAACACTTTAGTTGATTTTGAAATCACACCAGAATTAACAGCAGCAATTGATCGAGTTAGCACTAAAGTACAAGCGTAG